TAATAAAAACTTTTTTTTTAAAATTTTACAGATAGCGATGTAAGCAAAGATAAGCTATTGTCTGATGTTTTGCCATCTCTTTTTGCGAAAATTTCATTTTTGCTGCTTAAATTTTTCACCTCTGTTCGCCAAACTAAATTCGGTAATATTTGATAATCTACATTGGCTGAAACACCAAAGGTTTTAAATCCATTTGTAGTTCCGCTAGCAATCATCACGCCATCTTTGTCATTATAATATTCCCCGCGTAAAGCTAAACGAGTTTTTTCGCTTACACCAAACTGACCAATCAATGAAGCACCATACCATGTACTATAATCTCTATTATTTTGGATTTTTTGTTGGGCACCGATGTCAAAAGTTCCTACAAAAGATACGCGTGGCGAAACATTCAATGTGGCATACAAATCATGAAAATATCGCATTTTTTTCTCGGTGTCTGGCATCTCATTTCCTACAAAAGAACTTGCATTTATGCTAAATTTTTCATTCGGGGTATAAGTGACTTGGTAGCCAAAAGCGGGTGTAGTGTTGCCGTCTGGTCGCTCGATATGTTGCCACCCGTTCAGTGCCAAAGCGGCAAGGTACCACTGCCCATTGGGTGAATTGTAAGACAATCTTACGCCTGTTTCAAAATAAGGCGAATTTTCTGCCATGATGCTTCTGCTCAGCGTTGGGCAATCCATCCCTACAGCACTTTCCGAACCTATGTGCGATGGGAGCACGCCCGCATCAAACCATAAATCTGAATTTTCAGCTAATTTTACGCCCACATTGGCCTCGTAAATATTCTTTAAAACGCCTTTTTCTGCCGCA
This Ornithobacterium rhinotracheale DNA region includes the following protein-coding sequences:
- a CDS encoding porin; its protein translation is MNFNKIILAFLGLGTANLMMAQENSNPLKISAYAEVYAQYDANNPESNTRPDFVYSLNRNNEVSVNLALVNFNYETQRVRANLGVGFGSYMNANYAAEKGVLKNIYEANVGVKLAENSDLWFDAGVLPSHIGSESAVGMDCPTLSRSIMAENSPYFETGVRLSYNSPNGQWYLAALALNGWQHIERPDGNTTPAFGYQVTYTPNEKFSINASSFVGNEMPDTEKKMRYFHDLYATLNVSPRVSFVGTFDIGAQQKIQNNRDYSTWYGASLIGQFGVSEKTRLALRGEYYNDKDGVMIASGTTNGFKTFGVSANVDYQILPNLVWRTEVKNLSSKNEIFAKRDGKTSDNSLSLLTSLSVKF